A single window of Vigna unguiculata cultivar IT97K-499-35 chromosome 1, ASM411807v1, whole genome shotgun sequence DNA harbors:
- the LOC114194444 gene encoding protein HESO1, whose product MSTHSMLDTALNDILQVVTPLQEDWQIRFSIINDLRSIVESVESLRGATVEPFGSFVSNLFTRWGDLDISIELSNGLHISSAGKKQKQNLLGEVLKALRMKGVGSHLQFIPNARVPILKFKSNRQGISCDISINNLPGQMKSKILLWMNKIDGRFHDMVLLVKEWAKAHKINNSKTGTFNSYSLSLLVIFHFQTCVPAILPPLKYIYPGNMADDLKGVRADAENHIAETCNASINEHISNKARSINKKSVPDLFVEFLRKYAQMDSWASNLGICPYTGQWEQIENNTIWLPKTYSIFVEDPFEQPQNTARSVSAGQLKKISEAFSKSYSFLSSNNHNLNSLLTMLAPPHVVKSITGIQNYNGSYFHPTQPKVQRVMRPPPQSQHHFQYGSPGTSSNSSASNGHMQMPRGTNFSIPSSNGYTQMPRGTSFNIPSSYGHIPMPRGTSFNIPPSNGHIQMPRGASMSSSSSNGHIQNPRGTKKPRGTNFNIASSNGHVPVNKGQQMWRPKS is encoded by the exons ATGAGTACGCATAGTATGTTGGATACTGCTTTAAATGATATACTTCAGGTGGTCACACCATTACAAGAAGATTGGCAGATACGATTTTCAATTATTAACGATTTAAGAAGCATTGTTGAATCTGTGGAAAGCTTGAGAG GAGCAACTGTTGAGCCATTTGGGTCATTTGTATCTAATCTCTTCACCCGATGGGGTGACTTGGATATTTCAATTGAGCTATCAAATGGTTTGCATATTTCATCTGCtgggaaaaaacaaaaacaaaatttattgggGGAAGTTTTAAAAGCTTTGAGAATGAAAG GTGTAGGGAGCCACTTGCAGTTCATCCCCAATGCACGAGTtcccattttaaaatttaaaagcaaCCGTCAGGGTATATCTTGTGACATTTCAATTAATAACTTGCCAGGCCAAATGAAATCCAAGATTTTGCTTTGGATGAACAAGATAGATGGCCGCTTTCATGATATGGTTTTACTG GTCAAGGAATGGGCCAAAGCACACAAAATCAATAACTCTAAAACTGGAACTTTCAACTCCTATTCCCTAAGTCTACTTGTCATATTTCATTTTCag ACATGTGTTCCTGCAATCTTACCACCACTCAAATATATATACCCTGGCAACATGGCTGATGATCTTAAAG GGGTTAGAGCTGATGCCGAGAATCATATTGCAGAAACATGTAATGCTAGTATAAACGAGCACATATCAAACAAGGCAAGGTCAATTAACAAAAAATCCGTGCCTGATCTTTTTGTTGAATTCTTACGAAAG TATGCTCAGATGGATTCATGGGCCTCGAATTTGGGAATTTGCCCGTACACTGGACAATGGGAGCAGATAGAGAACAACACGATTTGGTTACCCAAGACTTACTCTATATTT GTTGAGGATCCCTTTGAGCAGCCGCAAAATACTGCAAGATCTGTCAGTGCAGGACAACTGAAGAAGATAAGCGAGGCCTTTTCAAAATCATACTCCTTTCTTTCTTCGAacaatcataatttaaattcacTTTTGACCATGTTAGCACCACCACATGTAGTAAAATCTATCACAGGTATCCAAAATTACAACGGAAGTTACTTTCACCCAACTCAGCCAAAAGTACAGAGAGTGATGCGCCCTCCACCGCAGTCACAACATCATTTTCAATATGGCAGTCCAGGAACAAGCTCCAACAGTTCAGCTTCAAATGGACATATGCAGATGCCTAGAGGAACAAACTTTAGCATTCCATCTTCAAATGGGTATACACAGATGCCTAGAGGAACAAGCTTCAACATTCCATCTTCTTATGGGCATATACCAATGCCTAGAGGAACAAGCTTCAACATTCCACCTTCAAACGGTCATATACAGATGCCTAGAGGAGCAAGTATGAGCAGTTCATCTTCAAATGGGCATATACAGAACCCTAGAGGAACTAAGAAGCCTAGAGGAACCAACTTCAACATTGCATCTTCAAATGGGCATGTACCGGTGAATAAAGGCCAGCAGATGTGGAGGCCAAAGAGTTAA